From one Acidibrevibacterium fodinaquatile genomic stretch:
- a CDS encoding CTP synthase, giving the protein MTRFVFITGGVVSSLGKGIASAALGALLQARGYSVRLRKLDPYLNVDPGTMSPYQHGEVFVTDDGAETDLDLGHYERFTGVAATRADNATTGRIYAEVIARERRGDYLGATVQVIPHITDAIKDAILRETEGLDFVLVEIGGTVGDIESLPFLEAIRQLGNELGPACSMFVHLTLVPYIRSAGELKTKPTQHSVKELLNVGIQPHMLLCRCERPIPENERRKIALFCNVRPDAVIAALDVDTIYAAPLSYHDEGMDREVLRHFALPLEAAPDLTRWRDIVAAIRAPEGAVRIAVVGKYMNLLDSYKSLAEALVHGGIANRVKVELDWMDSEIFEQPDAVLRLEGVHGILVPGGFGERGTEGKIAAVRFARERRVPFLGICFGMQMAVIEAARHLAGLTDASSSEFGPCATPVVGLLTEWQRGNAIERRSAQGALGGTMRLGAFPARLAEGSLVRAVYGGAAEISERHRHRYEVNIDYRDQLERAGLRFSALSPDGVLPEIVEYPDHPWFIGVQFHPELKSKPFSPHPLFADFIAASVRQARLV; this is encoded by the coding sequence ATGACGCGGTTCGTGTTCATCACCGGCGGCGTGGTCTCCTCCCTCGGCAAGGGCATCGCCTCGGCGGCGCTGGGCGCGCTTTTGCAGGCGCGCGGCTATTCCGTGCGGCTGCGCAAGCTCGACCCTTATCTCAATGTCGATCCCGGCACGATGAGCCCGTATCAGCATGGCGAGGTCTTCGTCACCGATGATGGCGCCGAGACCGATCTCGATCTCGGCCATTACGAGCGCTTCACCGGCGTCGCCGCGACCCGCGCCGACAACGCCACCACCGGGCGGATCTATGCCGAGGTGATCGCGCGCGAGCGCCGCGGCGATTATCTCGGGGCGACGGTGCAGGTCATCCCGCACATCACCGACGCCATCAAGGACGCGATCCTGCGTGAGACCGAGGGGCTCGATTTCGTCCTGGTCGAAATCGGCGGCACCGTCGGCGATATCGAGAGTCTGCCGTTTCTCGAAGCCATCCGCCAGCTCGGCAACGAATTGGGGCCGGCGTGCTCGATGTTCGTCCATCTCACGCTGGTGCCGTATATCCGTTCCGCAGGCGAGTTGAAAACCAAGCCGACGCAGCATTCGGTCAAGGAATTGCTCAATGTCGGCATCCAGCCGCATATGCTGCTTTGCCGTTGTGAGCGGCCGATCCCGGAGAATGAGCGGCGCAAGATCGCCCTCTTTTGCAATGTCCGCCCGGATGCGGTGATCGCGGCGCTCGACGTCGATACCATCTATGCGGCGCCGCTCAGCTATCACGACGAAGGCATGGATCGCGAGGTTTTGCGCCATTTCGCGCTGCCCCTTGAGGCCGCGCCGGATCTCACGCGCTGGCGCGATATCGTCGCGGCGATCCGCGCGCCGGAGGGCGCGGTGCGCATCGCCGTCGTCGGCAAATACATGAATCTGCTCGACAGTTATAAATCGCTCGCCGAGGCGCTGGTTCATGGCGGCATCGCCAACCGGGTGAAGGTCGAGCTCGACTGGATGGACAGCGAGATTTTCGAACAGCCCGACGCGGTGCTGCGCCTTGAGGGTGTGCATGGCATTTTGGTCCCGGGCGGCTTCGGCGAGCGCGGGACGGAAGGCAAGATCGCCGCCGTCCGCTTCGCCCGCGAACGCCGCGTGCCGTTTCTCGGCATCTGTTTTGGCATGCAGATGGCGGTGATCGAGGCGGCGCGTCATCTCGCCGGCCTGACCGACGCCTCCTCGAGCGAGTTCGGCCCGTGCGCAACACCGGTGGTCGGTCTGCTCACCGAATGGCAGCGTGGCAACGCCATCGAGCGCCGCTCCGCCCAAGGCGCGCTCGGTGGCACGATGCGGCTCGGTGCCTTCCCCGCCCGCCTCGCCGAGGGCTCGCTGGTGCGCGCGGTTTATGGCGGCGCGGCCGAGATTTCCGAGCGTCATCGCCATCGCTACGAAGTCAATATCGACTATCGCGATCAACTGGAGCGGGCTGGGCTGCGGTTTTCGGCGCTCTCGCCCGATGGCGTGCTGCCCGAAATCGTCGAATATCCCGACCACCCCTGGTTCATCGGGGTGCAGTTCCACCCCGAGCTGAAATCGAAGCCATTTTCGCCGCACCCGCTCTTCGCTGATTTCATCGCCGCCTCGGTGCGCCAGGCGCGGCTGGTATAG
- the kdsA gene encoding 3-deoxy-8-phosphooctulonate synthase — protein MAENSVTVGPVTVGNHLPFALIAGPCQIESRAHATEVADALVAMTGALGIPLIYKSSFDKANRTSLAAARGVGMAAGLEILAEVRARFGIPVLTDVHDAGQCARVAAAVDVLQIPAFLCRQTDLLLAAGETGAAINVKKGQFLAPWDMAHVAAKIASTGNHRILLTERGASFGYNMLVSDFRSLPIMAETGYPVVFDATHSVQLPGGAGTASGGERRFAPVLARAALAVGVAAVFIETHPDPDHAPSDGPNMIPLAAMPALLARLKAFDELAKSSAAVLTAAQDDSKKA, from the coding sequence ATGGCCGAAAACAGCGTTACCGTCGGCCCGGTTACCGTCGGCAACCACCTCCCCTTCGCGCTGATCGCCGGCCCCTGTCAGATCGAGAGCCGGGCGCACGCGACCGAGGTCGCCGACGCGCTCGTCGCGATGACCGGCGCGCTCGGCATTCCCTTGATCTACAAAAGCAGCTTCGACAAGGCCAACCGCACCAGCCTGGCTGCGGCGCGCGGCGTCGGGATGGCGGCGGGGCTCGAGATCCTCGCCGAGGTGCGGGCGCGGTTCGGCATTCCGGTGCTCACCGATGTCCATGATGCCGGCCAGTGCGCGAGGGTGGCGGCGGCGGTCGATGTCCTGCAAATTCCCGCCTTTCTCTGCCGTCAGACCGATCTTCTGCTCGCCGCCGGCGAAACGGGTGCGGCGATCAACGTGAAAAAAGGCCAGTTCCTCGCTCCTTGGGATATGGCGCATGTCGCCGCCAAGATCGCGAGCACCGGCAACCACCGCATCCTGCTCACCGAGCGCGGCGCGAGCTTCGGCTATAATATGCTGGTGAGCGATTTCCGGTCGCTCCCGATCATGGCCGAAACCGGCTATCCGGTGGTGTTCGATGCGACGCACTCGGTGCAGTTGCCGGGCGGCGCCGGCACCGCCTCGGGCGGCGAGCGCCGTTTCGCGCCGGTGCTCGCCCGCGCCGCACTCGCGGTCGGAGTCGCGGCGGTTTTCATCGAAACCCACCCCGATCCCGATCACGCCCCGAGCGACGGGCCGAACATGATCCCGCTCGCCGCCATGCCGGCCCTGCTCGCGCGGCTCAAGGCATTCGACGAACTCGCGAAATCATCCGCAGCAGTGCTTACGGCCGCTCAGGACGATTCGAAAAAGGCTTAG
- a CDS encoding PEP-CTERM sorting domain-containing protein — MRRPIFKITRNERRVGGRGKLAAAFLLLAVGGLGVAAAPAMAGTVDYTLNDYVGSGTSSLASPYGTVALNDNGGPDVTVTVSLASGVGFVNSGAGYSLTWDLANAPSITVPANSITPGFSLVSSSAGGLSASGGGTWDYAIDCSTSTCGHGGNSPYTGPLSFTIDNVALSDFIPNGNGNYFGADVCLGVSNGSCGNGITGVVVANTAGVPGNSNVPEPATMVLLGSALFALAIVRRRGSHRPR, encoded by the coding sequence ATGAGGCGGCCGATCTTTAAGATAACGCGTAACGAGAGGCGTGTTGGCGGGCGCGGCAAGCTTGCGGCGGCCTTTCTTCTGCTCGCGGTAGGCGGTCTTGGCGTCGCGGCGGCGCCCGCCATGGCGGGCACGGTGGATTACACTCTGAACGACTATGTCGGAAGCGGCACGTCTTCCTTGGCGTCGCCCTATGGCACCGTCGCCTTGAACGACAATGGCGGCCCTGACGTCACGGTCACCGTGTCTTTGGCCTCGGGGGTCGGCTTCGTCAACAGCGGCGCCGGCTACTCGCTGACCTGGGATTTGGCCAATGCGCCATCCATAACCGTGCCGGCGAATTCCATAACCCCTGGGTTTTCCCTGGTCTCTTCGTCTGCCGGGGGGTTGAGCGCCAGCGGCGGCGGCACCTGGGATTACGCCATCGATTGCAGCACATCGACGTGCGGACATGGCGGCAACAGCCCCTATACCGGGCCGCTCAGCTTCACCATCGACAACGTCGCCCTCAGCGATTTTATCCCGAATGGGAATGGTAATTATTTCGGCGCCGATGTCTGCCTCGGGGTCTCGAACGGCAGTTGCGGTAACGGCATCACCGGCGTGGTCGTGGCTAACACCGCCGGTGTCCCCGGCAACAGCAATGTTCCCGAGCCCGCCACGATGGTGTTGCTCGGCAGCGCCCTCTTCGCTCTCGCTATCGTCCGCCGCCGTGGCTCACACCGCCCCCGCTAA
- a CDS encoding acetyl-CoA carboxylase biotin carboxyl carrier protein subunit has protein sequence MAAIKLYSDLNAMVFRITVAEGDRVAAGETLLLLESMKMEIPLAAPAAGRVAAILVRETDLVGEGDALMLFVPD, from the coding sequence ATGGCCGCGATCAAACTTTATTCTGACCTCAATGCCATGGTTTTTCGCATCACCGTCGCCGAAGGCGACAGGGTCGCGGCTGGCGAGACCTTGTTGCTCCTCGAATCGATGAAAATGGAAATTCCGCTGGCGGCGCCGGCAGCGGGGCGGGTCGCGGCAATTTTGGTGCGCGAGACCGATTTGGTGGGTGAGGGCGACGCGCTGATGCTGTTCGTGCCGGATTGA
- a CDS encoding N-acetylmuramoyl-L-alanine amidase — MSLWIEDRPSPNHDARPQATAIDMIVLHYTGMASAEAALARLADPAAEVSAHYVVAEDGRIWRMVPEARRAWHAGIAYWRGATDINARAIGIEIVNPGHDALYPPFPVLQLAVVCDLCLDILSRHAVPARNIVGHSDIAPERKRDPGEKFDWQGLAQNGVGLWPEGVPDLGTGGVVRDAESLRDVRAALAEIGYRVAPEGALDPALSTVLRAFQRHWRPEAITGQADSGTLARLLAVVRMLE; from the coding sequence GTGAGCCTCTGGATCGAGGATCGCCCGAGCCCCAATCACGACGCCCGCCCGCAAGCGACCGCGATCGACATGATCGTGCTTCACTATACCGGGATGGCGAGCGCCGAGGCGGCGTTGGCGCGGCTCGCCGATCCGGCGGCCGAGGTCTCGGCCCATTACGTCGTCGCCGAGGACGGGCGGATCTGGCGCATGGTGCCCGAGGCGCGCCGCGCCTGGCACGCCGGCATCGCCTATTGGCGCGGCGCGACCGATATCAACGCCCGCGCGATCGGCATCGAAATCGTCAACCCCGGGCACGACGCGCTCTATCCGCCGTTCCCGGTGCTGCAACTCGCCGTGGTCTGCGATCTCTGCCTCGATATTCTCTCCCGCCACGCGGTGCCGGCGCGCAACATCGTCGGGCATTCCGATATCGCGCCGGAACGCAAGCGCGATCCGGGCGAGAAATTCGACTGGCAGGGGCTGGCGCAGAATGGCGTCGGGCTCTGGCCCGAGGGTGTCCCCGATCTCGGCACCGGCGGCGTGGTGCGGGATGCCGAAAGCCTGCGCGATGTCCGCGCCGCGCTCGCCGAGATCGGCTATCGCGTCGCCCCGGAAGGCGCGCTCGATCCCGCGCTGTCGACCGTGTTGCGCGCCTTTCAGCGCCATTGGCGCCCCGAGGCGATCACCGGCCAAGCCGATTCCGGCACCCTCGCTCGCCTCCTCGCGGTCGTTCGGATGTTGGAATAA
- a CDS encoding TerB family tellurite resistance protein produces MGYWGKIIGGVAGFAMGGPFGAVVGAALGHAADTGAIGQGVNGLKAARGGFNPLNPARVAALLGRREQLFAITVVVLAAKLAKCDGPVVRAEIDAFRQHFRIPPASVRDIGRLFDQARDSPEGFEPYADQLGESFAGHRGVLEDVLVALFAIARADRPINMAETEFLARVHQGFGLGRAAWERATGIAGGRATRPPEGDADDPYAILGIDASASDQEVHLAWRRLMRENHPDTLAARGVPAEFIARASEKASRINAAWDRIKRERGL; encoded by the coding sequence ATGGGATATTGGGGCAAGATCATCGGCGGGGTCGCCGGGTTCGCCATGGGCGGCCCGTTTGGCGCGGTGGTCGGGGCGGCCCTCGGCCATGCCGCCGATACGGGCGCGATCGGGCAGGGCGTCAATGGCCTCAAAGCGGCGCGCGGCGGCTTCAACCCGCTCAACCCGGCCCGTGTTGCCGCCTTGCTCGGCCGGCGCGAGCAGCTTTTCGCGATCACCGTCGTCGTCCTCGCCGCCAAGCTCGCGAAATGCGATGGCCCGGTGGTCCGCGCCGAGATCGACGCTTTCCGCCAGCATTTCCGCATCCCGCCCGCCTCGGTGCGCGATATCGGCCGCCTCTTCGACCAAGCGCGTGACAGCCCCGAGGGTTTCGAGCCCTATGCCGACCAGCTCGGCGAGAGTTTCGCCGGCCATCGCGGCGTGCTCGAGGACGTGCTCGTCGCGCTCTTCGCCATCGCCCGCGCCGACCGCCCGATCAACATGGCGGAGACCGAGTTTCTTGCCCGCGTGCATCAGGGATTCGGCCTCGGCCGCGCCGCTTGGGAGCGCGCGACCGGCATCGCCGGCGGCCGCGCCACCCGCCCCCCGGAGGGCGACGCGGACGACCCCTACGCGATCCTCGGCATCGATGCCAGCGCCAGCGACCAGGAGGTCCATCTCGCCTGGCGCCGCTTGATGCGCGAAAATCATCCCGACACGCTCGCCGCGCGCGGTGTGCCAGCGGAATTCATCGCGCGCGCGAGCGAGAAAGCGAGCCGTATCAACGCCGCCTGGGACCGCATCAAGCGCGAGCGTGGCCTGTGA
- a CDS encoding lipid-binding SYLF domain-containing protein, producing MFKSFRLTALTALGVLALAGCSAFGGGESSKPGVSDEQSLVDSATHTVGVMKTAAAAKVTPLLQKAKAVVIFPDMIKGGIGIGASHGKGVLLARTGGWSDPAFYDSTSISLGVQIGMEESAVVMFVMTDKAYNSMLQTSTFTMKAQGGLALADLNTATQDQLTGADVVIWSKSEGAFGGLALAGSDVSQSLDYDKAYYGKAVTAKEIIAGQVKNDKADALIKALGN from the coding sequence ATGTTCAAGAGTTTTCGGCTCACCGCGCTGACCGCGCTCGGTGTTCTCGCGCTCGCCGGATGCAGTGCGTTCGGCGGCGGCGAATCCTCGAAACCAGGCGTGAGCGACGAGCAGAGTCTGGTGGATAGCGCGACCCATACCGTCGGCGTGATGAAGACGGCGGCGGCGGCGAAGGTGACGCCGCTGTTGCAGAAAGCCAAGGCGGTGGTCATTTTTCCCGACATGATCAAGGGCGGGATTGGCATTGGCGCTTCGCACGGCAAGGGTGTCCTGCTCGCGCGGACCGGTGGCTGGAGCGATCCGGCGTTTTATGATTCGACCTCGATCTCGCTCGGCGTGCAGATCGGCATGGAGGAAAGCGCGGTCGTGATGTTCGTCATGACCGACAAAGCCTATAATAGCATGCTGCAGACCAGCACCTTCACGATGAAGGCGCAGGGCGGGCTCGCGCTCGCCGATCTGAACACGGCGACGCAGGATCAGCTCACTGGCGCCGATGTCGTGATCTGGTCGAAGTCAGAAGGTGCGTTCGGCGGCCTAGCACTGGCTGGCTCGGACGTGTCCCAGAGCCTGGATTATGACAAGGCCTATTACGGCAAGGCGGTGACGGCGAAGGAAATCATCGCCGGCCAAGTGAAGAACGACAAGGCCGATGCCCTGATCAAGGCGCTCGGCAACTGA